A genomic segment from Mus musculus strain C57BL/6J chromosome 13, GRCm38.p6 C57BL/6J encodes:
- the Ctsj gene encoding cathepsin J isoform 1 precursor (isoform 1 precursor is encoded by transcript variant 1) codes for MTPTVLLLILCFGVASGAQAHDPKLDAEWKDWKTKYAKSYSPKEEALRRAVWEENMRMIKLHNKENSLGKNNFTMKMNKFGDQTSEEFRKSIDNIPIPAAMTDPHAQNHVSIGLPDYKDWREEGYVTPVRNQGKCGSCWAFAAAGAIEGQMFWKTGNLTPLSVQNLLDCSKTVGNKGCQSGTAHQAFEYVLKNKGLEAEATYPYEGKDGPCRYRSENASANITDYVNLPPNELYLWVAVASIGPVSAAIDASHDSFRFYNGGIYYEPNCSSYFVNHAVLVVGYGSEGDVKDGNNYWLIKNSWGEEWGMNGYMQIAKDHNNHCGIASLASYPNIF; via the exons ATGACTCCTACTGTCCTTCTGTTAATCCTGTGCTTTGGAGTGGCCTCAGGTGCCCAAGCACATGATCCCAAATTGGATGCTGAGTGGAAAGACTGGAAGACTAAATATGCAAAATCATACAGTCCG AAGGAAGAAGCACTGAGGAGAGCAGTATGGGAAGAAAACATGAGAATGATCAAACTGCACAACAAGGAGAATAGTCTGGGGAAGAATAACTTCaccatgaaaatgaataaatttggTGACCAG ACCAGTGAAGAATTCAGAAAATCAATAGACAATATTCCAATTCCTGCTGCCATGACAGACCCACATGCCCAGAACCATGTATCTATTGGTTTACCCGATTATAAGGATTGGAGAGAGGAAGGCTATGTGACTCCTGTACGGAATCAG GGTAAATGTGGCTCTTGTTGGGCTTTTGCTGCAGCTGGTGCCATAGAAGGTCAGATGTTCTGGAAAACTGGCAACCTCACCCCTCTAAGTGTGCAGAACCTATTGGACTGTTCTAAAACTGTAGGAAACAAAGGCTGCCAATCGGGTACTGCACACCAAGCATTCGagtatgttttgaaaaataaaggtCTTGAAGCTGAGGCAACCTATCCATACGAAGGAAAA GACGGACCCTGCAGGTACCGTAGTGAGAACGCTAGTGCTAATATCACAGATTATGTGAACCTCCCACCGAATGAGCTTTACCTATGGGTTGCTGTAGCATCTATTGGGCCTGTCTCTGCTGCCATTGATGCTTCTCATGACTCTTTCAGGTTCTACAATGGAG GTATTTATTATGAGCCAAATTGCAGCAGTTACTTTGTGAATCATGCAGTTCTGGTGGTTGGCTATGGATCTGAGGGAGATGTGAAAGATGGTAATAACTACTGGCTGATCAAGAACAG CTGGGGTGAAGAATGGGGCATGAATGGCTACATGCAGATTGCCAAAGATCACAACAACCACTGTGGAATTGCTTCACTTGCCAGCTATCCCAATATATTTTGA
- the Ctsj gene encoding cathepsin J isoform 2 precursor (isoform 2 precursor is encoded by transcript variant 2): protein MTPTVLLLILCFGVASGAQAHDPKLDAEWKDWKTKYAKSYSPEEALRRAVWEENMRMIKLHNKENSLGKNNFTMKMNKFGDQTSEEFRKSIDNIPIPAAMTDPHAQNHVSIGLPDYKDWREEGYVTPVRNQGKCGSCWAFAAAGAIEGQMFWKTGNLTPLSVQNLLDCSKTVGNKGCQSGTAHQAFEYVLKNKGLEAEATYPYEGKDGPCRYRSENASANITDYVNLPPNELYLWVAVASIGPVSAAIDASHDSFRFYNGGIYYEPNCSSYFVNHAVLVVGYGSEGDVKDGNNYWLIKNSWGEEWGMNGYMQIAKDHNNHCGIASLASYPNIF from the exons ATGACTCCTACTGTCCTTCTGTTAATCCTGTGCTTTGGAGTGGCCTCAGGTGCCCAAGCACATGATCCCAAATTGGATGCTGAGTGGAAAGACTGGAAGACTAAATATGCAAAATCATACAGTCCG GAAGAAGCACTGAGGAGAGCAGTATGGGAAGAAAACATGAGAATGATCAAACTGCACAACAAGGAGAATAGTCTGGGGAAGAATAACTTCaccatgaaaatgaataaatttggTGACCAG ACCAGTGAAGAATTCAGAAAATCAATAGACAATATTCCAATTCCTGCTGCCATGACAGACCCACATGCCCAGAACCATGTATCTATTGGTTTACCCGATTATAAGGATTGGAGAGAGGAAGGCTATGTGACTCCTGTACGGAATCAG GGTAAATGTGGCTCTTGTTGGGCTTTTGCTGCAGCTGGTGCCATAGAAGGTCAGATGTTCTGGAAAACTGGCAACCTCACCCCTCTAAGTGTGCAGAACCTATTGGACTGTTCTAAAACTGTAGGAAACAAAGGCTGCCAATCGGGTACTGCACACCAAGCATTCGagtatgttttgaaaaataaaggtCTTGAAGCTGAGGCAACCTATCCATACGAAGGAAAA GACGGACCCTGCAGGTACCGTAGTGAGAACGCTAGTGCTAATATCACAGATTATGTGAACCTCCCACCGAATGAGCTTTACCTATGGGTTGCTGTAGCATCTATTGGGCCTGTCTCTGCTGCCATTGATGCTTCTCATGACTCTTTCAGGTTCTACAATGGAG GTATTTATTATGAGCCAAATTGCAGCAGTTACTTTGTGAATCATGCAGTTCTGGTGGTTGGCTATGGATCTGAGGGAGATGTGAAAGATGGTAATAACTACTGGCTGATCAAGAACAG CTGGGGTGAAGAATGGGGCATGAATGGCTACATGCAGATTGCCAAAGATCACAACAACCACTGTGGAATTGCTTCACTTGCCAGCTATCCCAATATATTTTGA